The genomic window AATTAAATAAAACATTTGGCAAAAAGATAGCCTTAAAAAATGTATCCATAGAAGTGCGTCGTGGTCGAGTATTTGGTTTGGTTGGGGAGAACGGAGCTGGTAAAACGACGTTAATCAATCATATATTAGGAGCATATTACGCAGAGGAGGGTTCGGTACTTGTATTTGGTTTGAACCCTGTTCTACATCCGAAGGAAGTGTTGAGTCGTATTGGGTATTTATCCGAGACACGGGATATGCCACGTTGGATGCGGATAGAGCAGTTTATCCGCTATATGTCTGCTTTTTATCCGAGTTGGGATATGGAGTATGCGTATCGGTTGTTGGAGCAATTTGAATTAGACCCGAAGCGGAGGATACGAGCATTATCGCGAGGGGAGTTAGCGAGGACGGGTTTATTGGTAGCGATGGCACATCGGCCGGACTTATTGTTATTGGACGAGCCGTCGTCGGGTTTAGACCCAGTGGCACGGATGGACATATTATCTGCGGTGGTTCGTTCGGTAGCGGAGGAAGGTCGAACGGTGCTATTTTCTTCGCATTTATTGGACGAGGTAGAGCGGGTTGCAGACGATGTATGCATGATTCATCACGGGCATGTTGTGTTAAACGGCGGGTTGGATGAGATACGGAATCGGTTTCATATATATGAAGTTCAAAAATCTGGCGAGGACGCAGATTTTGAGACGATTTCGGGTGTTGTCCGTGTTCTAAAGTTAGGGCATGGTTATCAGGTGTTATATGAAGGGGACATTGAAGAAGGCAAGTCAAAAATCCAGCAGAAAGGTGGGGTTATCATCAATATTCAGCCTCCATCATTGGAAGATGTGTTTATAGCGTATGTTAAATGCCATAAAAAGGAGGTAAACCTATGAAACTTAATTCCCCATGGAAAGCACTATTTTGGGAAGAATTCTATATTTCAGGGTCTATATCTTTTCTACTTTTATTTATTGGTTTAGCATTGGCATTTATTCAGAAGTATCTTGACCCGCACGTTACATATTATTTGAGTGATATTGATATATTTACCTATGCATTGCCAGGGCTAAATGGGTTATTAATTTTGCTTGTGCGTGGGAATTTTGGTGAACTTCGGACTGGATATCAGAAACGATTATTTTATTTGCCGATTAATGTTTTTTTACCAGTAACATTAATTTTATTTTTACGATTGGGGCTCCTCTTATTCCACGTTTTTGTCCTAAGAAGTGTATGTATATATTTATTTTTTCCACGTAATAGTTTTGTTGGATATCAGATATTTAATCACATTTTTGACCGCTTTTTTTTGATTAATTTAGCAACGGATGGAAGTCTGTTTCTATTCTTACAATTATTTGTCTGGTTATTCCACTATTCAAAACCGATTTTCTATATATTAATAATCTTAATTGTGGCTATTGTTTTACGTATTGATAGTGAATTTTTATCTATTTATTCGTTTGGATATTATTCCTATTTAACGATTCGTCGGTTCTTTATTTCACATCCACTTGTAACTCTTGCAATATCCGTTGCTTTTGTATACCCAGCCAGTTTACTCATTATAAAATGTTATAGACATAATATACTTGTTGACTTTCTAAGTGTAGCACCAAATCTCACATTTTTAAATCCATTTAAGTCACGTACTTCAAGAATAAAACCATTTAAATCTGAATTTTCATCAGTTTTTTGGTACGAACTACATTATCACAAACTATTCTTACTCAAATGGACATTCCTTCTATGGTTGGCGGTTAACTTATATTCGTGGTTTGATGTGAATGACAGATACGGCAATTGGATGTATACCGATTTTAACTATGTTTTCAAATACTTTTTAAATACCGCCTTTATAAAGGCACCGTTTATCGCTTTATGCCTTGCAAGTATTTATTGCTATTTGCGCTATACATTACGAATGGGGAAAGAACATGAAAAATATTCCGGGCTTACAAAGCATGTGCCTATCAATGAATATTATTCAGTCTTTGCTTATTTATCAGTATTATTTATCGATGTTCTTTTTGCGGTGGGGTTTGTATTTGTATTAAATGCAATATATATTGCTACAGGGAAACCCTTTTCTTATGTAGAGTCCTATCCCTTATTAAGTAATCTTGGTATCACAT from Candidatus Hydrogenedens sp. includes these protein-coding regions:
- a CDS encoding ABC transporter ATP-binding protein, yielding MIKSSEAINDSIIVKTEKLNKTFGKKIALKNVSIEVRRGRVFGLVGENGAGKTTLINHILGAYYAEEGSVLVFGLNPVLHPKEVLSRIGYLSETRDMPRWMRIEQFIRYMSAFYPSWDMEYAYRLLEQFELDPKRRIRALSRGELARTGLLVAMAHRPDLLLLDEPSSGLDPVARMDILSAVVRSVAEEGRTVLFSSHLLDEVERVADDVCMIHHGHVVLNGGLDEIRNRFHIYEVQKSGEDADFETISGVVRVLKLGHGYQVLYEGDIEEGKSKIQQKGGVIINIQPPSLEDVFIAYVKCHKKEVNL